In the genome of Patescibacteria group bacterium, one region contains:
- the rpsR gene encoding 30S ribosomal protein S18: MAKDFRPMRKKCNFCKAKVAEIDYKDVATLSRYLNRWNKIDSAGRNGNCAKHQRWMTVAIKRARHLALLPFTIK; encoded by the coding sequence ATGGCAAAAGACTTCAGACCAATGAGAAAAAAATGTAATTTTTGCAAAGCCAAGGTAGCCGAGATCGATTACAAAGATGTTGCTACTCTTTCTCGTTATCTCAACCGATGGAATAAAATTGATTCCGCCGGCAGAAACGGCAATTGCGCCAAGCATCAGCGCTGGATGACAGTTGCCATCAAACGCGCAAGACATTTGGCACTGCTACCATTTACAATTAAATAA